Proteins encoded together in one Micromonospora auratinigra window:
- a CDS encoding type II toxin-antitoxin system VapB family antitoxin: MIFRAVRDGRPYPEHNLTLKQWAEIPPRPLRLDQLITTKRELALDKLLAEDSTFYGDLFPHVVQWNGGLYLEDGLHRALRAALQQRNQIHARVLVLGPQAE; encoded by the coding sequence TTGATCTTCAGAGCGGTCCGGGACGGGCGTCCCTACCCGGAGCACAACCTCACGCTCAAGCAGTGGGCCGAGATCCCGCCGCGCCCGCTGCGGCTGGACCAGCTCATCACCACCAAGCGGGAGCTGGCGCTGGACAAGCTCCTCGCCGAGGACTCGACCTTCTACGGCGACCTGTTCCCGCACGTGGTGCAGTGGAACGGCGGCCTCTACCTGGAGGACGGCCTGCACCGGGCGCTGCGCGCCGCGCTCCAGCAGCGCAACCAGATCCACGCCCGGGTGCTGGTGCTCGGCCCGCAGGCCGAGTGA
- a CDS encoding acyl-CoA dehydrogenase family protein encodes MSPLDLLDIDASLGEEERQIRAVVRQVVDDRVRPHVAGWYEDGQVPARELAREFGKLGLLGMHLTGYGCAGASAVAYGLACLELEAGDSGVRSLVSVQGSLAMYAIWRYGSEEQKQRWLPAMAAGEAIGSFGLTEPDHGSDPASMATRARRDGDDWILDGSKMWITNAPIADVAVIWARTDEGVRGFAVPMDTPGVTAHEIRHKMSLRASLTGEISLDGVRLPADARLPGATGLKAPLSCLTEARHGIVWGALGAARDCLETALSYATTRTQFGRPLAGFQLTQAKLADMAVEWNKGLLLALHLGRLADAGSLRPEQVSVGKLNNVREALAIARQCRTILGANGVSGEYPIMRHANNLESVLTYEGTSEIHQLVIGQRLTGLSAFA; translated from the coding sequence ATGAGCCCTCTCGACCTGCTGGACATCGACGCGTCGCTGGGCGAGGAGGAACGCCAGATCCGCGCCGTCGTGCGCCAGGTCGTCGACGACCGGGTCCGCCCGCACGTCGCCGGCTGGTACGAGGACGGCCAGGTCCCGGCCCGCGAGCTGGCCCGCGAGTTCGGCAAGCTCGGCCTGCTCGGCATGCACCTGACCGGCTACGGCTGCGCCGGCGCGTCGGCCGTCGCGTACGGGCTGGCCTGCCTGGAGCTGGAGGCCGGCGACTCCGGCGTCCGCTCCCTGGTCTCGGTGCAGGGCTCGCTGGCCATGTACGCCATCTGGCGCTACGGCAGCGAGGAGCAGAAGCAGCGCTGGCTGCCCGCCATGGCGGCCGGCGAGGCGATCGGCTCCTTCGGGCTGACCGAGCCGGACCACGGCTCCGACCCGGCCTCGATGGCCACCCGGGCCCGCCGCGACGGCGACGACTGGATCCTCGACGGCAGCAAGATGTGGATCACCAACGCGCCGATCGCCGACGTCGCGGTGATCTGGGCGCGCACCGACGAGGGGGTACGCGGCTTCGCCGTACCCATGGACACGCCCGGGGTGACGGCGCACGAGATCCGGCACAAGATGTCCCTGCGCGCCTCGCTGACCGGCGAGATCTCGCTCGACGGGGTCCGCCTCCCGGCGGACGCCCGGCTGCCCGGCGCGACCGGCCTGAAGGCGCCGCTGAGCTGCCTCACCGAGGCCCGGCACGGCATCGTCTGGGGCGCGCTCGGCGCGGCCCGCGACTGCCTGGAGACCGCCCTGTCGTACGCGACCACCCGCACCCAGTTCGGCCGGCCGCTGGCCGGCTTCCAGCTCACCCAGGCCAAGCTGGCCGACATGGCGGTCGAGTGGAACAAGGGACTGCTGCTGGCGCTGCACCTGGGCCGGCTCGCCGACGCCGGGTCGCTGCGTCCGGAGCAGGTCAGCGTGGGCAAGCTGAACAACGTGCGGGAGGCGCTGGCCATCGCCCGGCAGTGCCGGACCATCCTCGGCGCCAACGGCGTCTCCGGCGAGTACCCGATCATGCGGCACGCCAACAACCTGGAGAGCGTGCTCACCTACGAGGGCACCTCGGAGATCCACCAGTTGGTCATCGGGCAGCGGCTGACCGGCCTCTCCGCCTTCGCCTGA
- a CDS encoding PspC domain-containing protein, with the protein MSRKLVRPREGRMFAGVCAGLAQRFGMSAGMIRLLFLLSLLLPGTQVIVYLVLWILMPNEDRVRY; encoded by the coding sequence TCCGGCCCCGCGAGGGGCGCATGTTCGCCGGCGTCTGCGCCGGCCTGGCGCAGCGGTTCGGCATGTCGGCCGGCATGATCCGGCTGCTGTTCCTGCTGTCGCTGCTGCTGCCCGGCACCCAGGTGATCGTCTACCTGGTGCTGTGGATCCTGATGCCGAACGAGGACCGCGTCCGCTACTGA
- a CDS encoding DUF4230 domain-containing protein, with translation MARDGDSNEPTREFPEYPTGDDLRARSGATGDPIPGPAPASGRGVGDEPYPGPSPAAARPGGGAVRGLLAVLGAAALVVVALIGVQATGILPDFRNPFAKEQTDRSQPPLLKSIRDLSRYVAAEGDFQVVVDLQKDRKNVPDFLLNQRTLFVGAGSVEAYVDFSRIAEGAVVESADKKSVEIKLPAPQLGETNLDLDKSYVFAEERGLFNRINDLVAGDANRQQQVYQLAEDRITTAARDSGLTARAEENTRKMLEGLLRSLGYQQVTVTYTAS, from the coding sequence ATGGCCCGCGACGGTGACAGCAACGAGCCCACCCGGGAGTTCCCGGAGTACCCGACCGGCGACGACCTGCGCGCCCGGTCCGGGGCGACCGGCGACCCGATCCCGGGCCCGGCTCCGGCGTCCGGCCGGGGCGTCGGTGACGAGCCCTACCCGGGGCCCTCGCCGGCTGCCGCCCGGCCCGGTGGCGGGGCGGTGCGCGGCCTGCTGGCGGTGCTCGGCGCGGCCGCGCTGGTCGTGGTGGCGTTGATCGGTGTGCAGGCGACCGGCATCCTGCCGGACTTCCGCAACCCGTTCGCCAAGGAGCAGACCGACCGCAGCCAGCCGCCGCTGCTCAAGTCGATCCGCGACCTCAGCCGGTACGTGGCCGCCGAAGGTGACTTCCAGGTCGTGGTCGACCTCCAGAAGGACCGGAAGAACGTGCCGGACTTCCTGCTCAACCAGCGGACCCTCTTCGTCGGGGCCGGCTCGGTCGAGGCGTACGTGGACTTCTCCAGGATCGCCGAGGGGGCGGTGGTGGAGTCGGCCGACAAGAAGTCGGTGGAGATCAAACTCCCCGCCCCGCAGCTCGGCGAGACCAACCTCGACCTGGACAAGAGCTACGTCTTCGCCGAGGAGCGCGGCCTGTTCAACCGGATCAACGACCTGGTGGCCGGCGACGCCAACCGGCAGCAGCAGGTCTACCAGCTCGCCGAGGACCGGATCACCACCGCGGCCCGGGACAGCGGGCTGACCGCCCGGGCCGAGGAGAACACCCGCAAGATGCTGGAGGGCCTGCTGCGCTCGCTCGGCTACCAGCAGGTCACCGTCACCTACACCGCCTCCTGA
- a CDS encoding nitroreductase family protein yields the protein MEFAEVVRRRRMVRNYDPDRPVPPDVVARLLEHATRAPSAGFAQGWGFLVLEEPADRELFWSATTPGSGGRERWLAGMRRAPLIVVPHANRAAYLDRYAEADKGWADRSTDRWPVPYWYVDTGFAALLMLLTAVDEGLGACFFGIPPQRLDAYREAFGVPAEYQPIGAVTIGYRAPDHRSPSLRRGRRPVGEVVHRGRWS from the coding sequence ATGGAGTTCGCCGAGGTCGTCCGGCGTCGCCGGATGGTCCGCAACTACGACCCGGACCGGCCGGTCCCGCCCGACGTGGTGGCCCGCCTGCTGGAGCACGCGACCCGGGCGCCCTCGGCGGGCTTCGCGCAGGGCTGGGGGTTCCTGGTGCTGGAGGAGCCGGCCGACCGCGAGCTGTTCTGGTCGGCCACCACGCCCGGCAGTGGTGGCCGGGAACGCTGGCTGGCCGGGATGCGCCGGGCTCCGCTGATCGTGGTGCCGCACGCCAACCGGGCCGCCTACCTGGACCGGTACGCCGAGGCGGACAAGGGCTGGGCGGACCGCTCGACCGATCGCTGGCCGGTGCCGTACTGGTACGTGGACACCGGCTTCGCCGCGCTGCTGATGCTGCTCACCGCCGTGGACGAGGGGCTGGGCGCGTGCTTCTTCGGCATCCCGCCGCAGCGGCTCGACGCGTACCGGGAGGCCTTCGGCGTGCCGGCGGAGTACCAGCCGATCGGTGCGGTCACCATCGGTTACCGGGCGCCCGACCACCGGTCACCGTCGTTGCGGCGCGGACGGCGTCCGGTGGGCGAGGTGGTCCACCGGGGTCGCTGGAGCTGA